The Stenotrophomonas sp. NA06056 genome segment GGAACTATCGCCGTAGGCGTGGATGCGGACGTAGCGTGACAGATCGAACTGGCGACGGATGTGCTCGACCTTGCGCGGGCCACAATCGCCACCGGCGTAGCGGCCGGTCAGTCGTCCGCTTTCGCTTTCCAGCCGATTGCAGATCAACTGCAGGCCCAGTTGCTCACACCACGGCCGCAGGTACAGGTCCAGTGAACCGGACACCACCACCACGGTGTGCTGCTGCGCCTTGTGCCAGCGGATCTGCTCCAGCATTTCCGGACGCACGACATCGGGCAGGAACTCGCGGGAAAAGCCCGCCGCCAGCGTCTCGATGTCATCGGCGTGGCGCTCGCTGAAGGTCAAGCGGGTCACCCGGGCGCGAATGCGCTCGGCGGAGATCAGCTTCAGCTTGTAGGCCAGCAGCCACGGGCCGATCTTCCACCACGCCTGTGCCAGCTGTTCAGCGGTGGCGACCCGGCGCAGGAAGCGGCCGTAGGTGTCGCAGGTGGTGACAGTGTGGTCGAAGTCGAACAGCGCCAGTTCCAACGCAGCATCTCCCATCACGGTACCCCCTCTCGCAGTGCTCATGACCGGGCGCGGCCGGGGCCGCGCCCATGTTGCATCAACGCACCGGCATGCCCGGCTGCGCGCCGCTGTCGGCGTCCAGCAGTGCCAGCGCGCCGCCATCGAAACCGGCCGACAGGATCATGCCTTCGCTCAGGCCGAAACGCATCTTGCGCGGGGCCAGGTTGGCGATGAACACCACGCTGCGGCCGACCAGCGCTTCCGGCTCGCCGTAGCTGCCACGGATGCCCGAGAAGATCTGGCGCTTGCCCAGCTCGCCGGCATCCAGTTCGAAGCGCAGCAGCTTGTCCGAGCCTTCCACGAACTCGCACACCAGCACCTTGCCGATGCGCAGGTCGAGCTTGGCGAAGTCGTCGATGCCGATATAGGCCGGCGCGTCAGCGCTTTTCGCTTCGTCCTTGGCCACCACGGGTGCGGCAGGCTTGGCGGCTTCCACCTTGGCAGCGGGGGCAGCAGCGGCGGCGGTCAGGGTGTCCTTGGAGGCGTCGATCATGGCGTCAATCTTCTTCGGGTCGATACGGGTGAACAGCGGGGTGTATTCGGTGATGCGGTGGCCCAGCAGCGGCTGTGCCAGTTCGGTCCAGTCATTCACTGGCGCGGCCAGGAAGGCCTCGGCCTGCGCAGCGGTGGCCGGCAGCACCGGCTTCAAGGCGGTGACCAGCACGCGGAACAGATTCAGGCCCTGGCTGCAGACCGCCTGCAGCTGCGCGTCGGCGCCTTCCTGCTTGGCGATCACCCACGGCTTGACGTCGT includes the following:
- a CDS encoding HAD family hydrolase — encoded protein: MELALFDFDHTVTTCDTYGRFLRRVATAEQLAQAWWKIGPWLLAYKLKLISAERIRARVTRLTFSERHADDIETLAAGFSREFLPDVVRPEMLEQIRWHKAQQHTVVVVSGSLDLYLRPWCEQLGLQLICNRLESESGRLTGRYAGGDCGPRKVEHIRRQFDLSRYVRIHAYGDSSEDKPMLALAHERWYRGKPLK